The following proteins are encoded in a genomic region of Catellatospora sp. TT07R-123:
- a CDS encoding ABC transporter ATP-binding protein → MTELIRLRDVAKAYEAAGPPALTGVDLTVRAGEAVAVMGPSGSGKSTLLNVIAGLDRPTGGSVEVAGVRVDKLSETALARFRSANIGIIFQFFHLLDEMTVRDNVLLPARLAGLRTAAARRRADELLDRLGIAGKCDDYPARLSGGQRQRVAIARALMNRPQLLLADEPTGAVDQEAAAGVRDLLHELSADGLTLLLVTHDPQLAGAAGRRLITMRDGRATEAVPA, encoded by the coding sequence ATGACCGAACTGATCCGCCTGCGCGACGTCGCGAAAGCGTACGAGGCAGCCGGGCCACCGGCCCTGACGGGCGTGGACCTGACGGTGCGGGCCGGGGAGGCCGTCGCCGTGATGGGCCCGTCGGGCAGCGGCAAGTCCACCCTGCTCAACGTCATCGCGGGTCTGGACCGGCCCACGGGCGGCAGCGTCGAGGTCGCGGGCGTGCGCGTCGACAAGCTGTCGGAGACCGCGCTGGCCCGCTTCCGCAGCGCCAACATCGGCATCATCTTCCAGTTCTTCCACCTGCTGGACGAGATGACCGTACGCGACAACGTGCTGCTGCCCGCCCGCCTGGCCGGCCTGCGCACCGCCGCGGCCCGACGCCGCGCGGACGAGCTGCTGGACCGGCTCGGCATCGCGGGCAAGTGCGACGACTACCCGGCCCGCCTGTCCGGCGGCCAGCGCCAGCGCGTGGCCATCGCCCGCGCGCTCATGAACCGCCCGCAACTCCTGCTGGCCGACGAACCCACCGGCGCCGTCGACCAGGAGGCGGCCGCGGGCGTGCGCGACCTGCTGCACGAGCTGTCCGCCGACGGCCTGACCCTGCTGCTGGTCACCCACGACCCGCAGCTGGCGGGTGCGGCAGGCCGACGCCTCATCACCATGCGTGACGGCCGCGCCACCGAGGCGGTGCCCGCGTGA
- a CDS encoding sensor histidine kinase, which yields MPTTLRRLSDRLGVPRADLALAAVLVVAGIAWAAVVGAGPGDAPAPVHLDFPGISRAAAGEQEKRPEAPQLPQLPQTPETPEAPESPEAPESPEAPETAEVGRAAVVPPEFVRHEEDGGTDDGMLLVNVIAGAAVAVRRRWPLAGFAVAAGAVFVIQDGLLWPGFLAVLICAYSAVAYGRSVLRAAALLTVGAVVSATLFAQSIPQMPGWASPFAVLLPAGLFAAALRSARERADAAARRAVALEQEQAATARAAVAEERARIARELHDVVSHHVSVMVVQAGAAGKVIDRRPDLAAGALSAIEDSGRAAMAELRHLLGLMAPVDDRLHPQPGLRELHVLVDAVRAAGQPVTLHRDGTDVPEGVDLTAYRVVQEGLTNALRHAPGAPTAVDIRRDGDELLVEVSNQTPTGEPGGPGAGRGLLGLRERLRLHDGTLQAAAVPGGGFRLTARIPAAAS from the coding sequence GTGCCGACGACGCTGCGCCGCCTGTCCGACCGCCTGGGAGTGCCGCGGGCCGACCTTGCCCTGGCGGCGGTGCTCGTCGTGGCCGGGATCGCCTGGGCGGCCGTCGTCGGTGCCGGTCCCGGTGACGCGCCCGCCCCGGTGCACCTGGACTTCCCCGGTATCAGCCGGGCGGCGGCAGGGGAGCAGGAGAAACGGCCCGAGGCGCCACAACTGCCTCAACTGCCTCAGACCCCCGAGACGCCTGAGGCACCTGAGTCGCCCGAGGCACCTGAGTCTCCTGAGGCGCCGGAGACCGCTGAGGTCGGACGGGCGGCGGTGGTGCCCCCCGAGTTCGTCCGGCACGAGGAGGACGGCGGGACCGACGACGGCATGCTGCTGGTCAACGTCATCGCCGGGGCGGCGGTGGCGGTGCGCCGCCGCTGGCCGCTGGCGGGCTTCGCGGTCGCGGCCGGCGCGGTGTTCGTCATCCAGGACGGCCTGCTGTGGCCCGGGTTTCTGGCGGTGCTGATCTGCGCGTACTCCGCGGTGGCGTACGGCCGCAGCGTGCTGCGGGCAGCCGCGCTGCTGACGGTCGGGGCGGTGGTCTCCGCGACGCTGTTCGCCCAGTCGATCCCGCAGATGCCAGGCTGGGCCAGCCCGTTCGCGGTGCTGCTGCCCGCCGGGCTGTTCGCCGCCGCCCTGCGCAGCGCCCGGGAACGCGCCGACGCCGCGGCCCGCCGCGCCGTCGCGCTGGAGCAGGAGCAGGCGGCCACCGCGCGGGCGGCGGTGGCCGAGGAACGGGCCCGGATCGCCCGCGAGCTGCACGACGTGGTCAGCCACCATGTCAGCGTCATGGTGGTGCAGGCGGGTGCGGCGGGCAAGGTCATCGACCGGCGGCCGGACCTGGCCGCCGGTGCGCTCAGCGCGATCGAGGACAGCGGCCGGGCCGCGATGGCCGAGCTGCGTCACCTGCTGGGGCTGATGGCGCCCGTCGACGACCGGTTGCACCCGCAGCCCGGCCTGCGCGAGCTGCACGTCCTGGTCGACGCGGTACGTGCCGCGGGCCAGCCGGTGACCCTGCACCGTGACGGCACCGACGTCCCGGAGGGAGTCGACCTGACGGCGTACCGGGTCGTGCAGGAGGGGCTGACCAACGCGCTGCGCCACGCCCCCGGCGCGCCCACGGCGGTGGACATCCGCCGGGACGGCGACGAGCTGCTGGTGGAGGTCAGCAACCAGACGCCGACCGGTGAACCGGGCGGGCCGGGTGCCGGGCGCGGGCTGCTGGGCCTGCGGGAGCGGCTGCGGCTGCACGACGGCACGTTGCAGGCTGCGGCCGTACCCGGTGGCGGCTTCCGGCTGACCGCGCGCATTCCGGCGGCGGCGTCATGA